From one Prochlorococcus marinus str. MIT 0912 genomic stretch:
- the hisS gene encoding histidine--tRNA ligase, whose product MINLKNLRGMVDLLPAHTQGWQKVESIALEHFRRAGLQEIRTPIIEQTELFSRVIGENTDVVGKEMYSFDDRGGRSCTLRPEGTASVARSIVQHGLLNNGPQRLWYRGPMFRYERPQAGRQRQFHQIGVEFVGLASVMSDAEVISIAWNFLKDVGLNDLTLEINSLGSNEDRNIFKEELKDWLNQRFDLLDEDSQKRINVNPLRILDSKNKSTRELLSDAPSLNDFLSNESKTRFDYLQELLVNLKIPYEINFNLVRGLDYYSHTAFEITSDHLGSQATVCGGGRYDGLISELGGPQTPSIGWAIGMERLIILAGNKILQSKSPDVYVIHKGEKAEKLALEVTCQLRLSNLIIELDYSGSSFSKQFKRADKSRAKWALVIGEDEASKGQLLMKKLRDKQKDEVSREYIFSKEDLDELIKKLID is encoded by the coding sequence TTGATCAATCTCAAGAATTTAAGAGGAATGGTAGATCTTTTACCTGCTCATACTCAGGGCTGGCAGAAGGTTGAATCAATTGCACTTGAACATTTTAGACGAGCTGGGCTTCAAGAAATTAGAACACCAATTATTGAACAAACAGAATTGTTTTCAAGGGTGATTGGAGAAAATACTGATGTTGTGGGCAAAGAAATGTACAGTTTCGACGATAGAGGTGGTCGTTCATGCACTTTGAGACCTGAAGGCACAGCTTCTGTCGCGAGGTCAATTGTCCAGCATGGATTATTAAATAATGGCCCTCAAAGACTCTGGTATAGAGGACCAATGTTTAGATATGAACGCCCTCAAGCAGGAAGACAAAGACAGTTCCATCAAATAGGAGTTGAATTTGTTGGATTAGCTTCTGTTATGAGTGATGCTGAGGTTATTTCAATAGCTTGGAACTTTTTAAAGGATGTTGGTCTAAATGATTTGACTTTAGAAATTAATAGTCTTGGAAGTAATGAAGATCGAAATATTTTCAAAGAAGAATTGAAAGATTGGCTTAATCAGAGATTTGATTTATTGGATGAAGATTCTCAGAAAAGAATTAATGTTAATCCCTTGAGAATATTAGATAGTAAAAATAAATCTACAAGAGAACTTTTATCTGATGCTCCTTCTTTAAACGACTTTTTATCTAATGAGAGTAAAACTAGATTTGATTATTTACAGGAGTTACTTGTTAATCTAAAGATTCCATATGAAATTAATTTTAATTTGGTAAGGGGACTTGATTATTATTCTCATACAGCTTTCGAAATAACAAGTGATCACTTGGGTTCCCAAGCAACTGTATGTGGTGGAGGACGTTACGATGGCTTGATAAGTGAACTGGGGGGTCCTCAAACTCCCTCTATTGGTTGGGCTATTGGAATGGAAAGGCTGATAATTTTAGCTGGAAATAAAATTTTACAATCAAAGTCTCCAGATGTTTATGTGATTCATAAAGGTGAAAAAGCTGAGAAACTTGCTTTGGAAGTTACTTGTCAGTTACGGTTATCAAACTTAATCATTGAATTGGACTACTCAGGTTCATCTTTTTCAAAACAATTTAAGCGAGCAGATAAAAGTAGGGCCAAATGGGCCTTAGTTATTGGTGAGGATGAGGCTTCTAAAGGTCAGTTGTTGATGAAGAAATTAAGGGATAAACAAAAGGATGAGGTGAGTAGGGAATATATTTTCTCAAAGGAGGATCTAGATGAGTTAATTAAAAAGTTGATTGACTAA